The Diprion similis isolate iyDipSimi1 chromosome 11, iyDipSimi1.1, whole genome shotgun sequence genome includes a region encoding these proteins:
- the LOC124412515 gene encoding protein kinase C and casein kinase substrate in neurons protein 1 isoform X2 → MSHHSDDNMLIATSDSFWEPGNYKRTTKRIEDGHKLCDSLIALVQERAEIEKNYAKALKSWSKNWNDKIEKGPEYGTTEAAWKGVLVESDRLCDLHLRVKDNLCNDIVQQVKTWQKDTYHKSMITLRERKEMEDSFKKAQKPWAKLLQKVEKAKAEYHNSCKTERTAANMERNASADSSLSPDQIARGSENVKKMQDRVQKTKEEVQKSKEKYEASLLEINQYNPKYMEDMTQVFEKCQEMEAQRLQFFKDVLFGIHKCLNISQDPVLPQIYEEFYHTINNAAHEKDLKWWSNNHGVNMAMNWPQFEDYTEEFRDITKGSKSKEALPAGSITLINQRPVGEDLHEFPPVNHKARVKPAGRVIPTDAPLPDTKIDTINSSSKQTSEKNNHETSTVNRTATITNGTSVKQESNPFEEEEWDEDGGEPLVDNGEPGVPVRALYDYEGAEADELSFKQGDVFEKLEDEDEQGWCKGRKDGRVGLYPANYVDLVSQ, encoded by the exons ATGTCACATCACAGCGACGACAACATGCTGATAGCAACGTCGGACTCGTTTTGGGAACCGGGGAACTATAAGCGGACGACAAAACGTATTGAGGATGGACACAAGTTGTGCGACAGTCTGATTGCGTTGGTTCAAGAGCGGGCCgagattgagaaaaattacgcCAAAGCGCTCAAGAGCTGGTCCAAGAATTGGAATGACAAGATTGAAAAGGGTCCCGAATATGGAACGACGGAAGCCGCGTGGAAAGGCGTTCTCGTCGAGTCGGACAGACTCTGCGATCTGCATTTACGGGTTAAAGACAACTTGTGCAACGACATTGTACAGCAGGTGAAAACGTGGCAGAAAGACACTTATCACaag tCAATGATTACGCTGAGGGAACGAAAAGAGATGGAAGACTCGTTTAAAAAGGCTCAAAAACCGTGGGCAAAGCTACTACAAAAAGTCGAAAAAGCCAAGGCCGAGTATCACAACAGTTGTAAAACGGAAAGAACCGCGGCCAACATGGAACGAAACGCTTCCGCAGATAGTTCGCTCTCACCTGATCAG attgcCCGAGGCTCGGAAAAC GTTAAAAAAATGCAAGATCGTGTACAAAAAACAAAGGAGGAGGTACAGaagtcgaaagaaaaatacgagGCGTCTCTTCTTGAAATAAATCAGTACAATCCTAAATATATGGAAGACATGAcgcaagtttttgaaaaatgtcaagagaTGGAGGCCCAACGACTGCAGTTCTTCAAAGATGTTCTTTTTGGAATACACAAATGCCTTAACATATCACAGGATCCGGT gCTCCCTCAAATATACGAAGAATTTTATCACACAATCAACAATGCTGCGCACGAAAAAGACTTGAAATGGTGGTCGAATAATCACGGGGTCAATATGGCAATGAATTGGCCGCAATTTGAG GATTATACGGAGGAGTTCCGTGACATCACCAAAGGGTCTAAATCGAAGGAGGCATTACCTGCTGGATCCATCACTCTCATCAATCAACGCCCTGTTGGTGAAGATCTGCat GAGTTCCCGCCTGTCAACCATAAAGCCAGAGTAAAACCTGCCGGACGAGTTATACCAACAGACGCACCGCTTCCAGATACCAAAATCGACACGATCAACTCATCGAGCAAACAAACCTCGGAAAAGAACAACCATGAAACGAGCACAGTGAACAGGACTGCAACTATCAC AAATGGAACCAGTGTAAAACAAGAATCTAATCCATTCGAAGAGGAAGAATGGGATGAAGATGGTGGTGAGCCTCTAGTCGACAATGGGGAACCTGGTGTCCCTGTCAGAGCATTATACGATTACGAAGGTGCCGAAGCGGACGAATTGAGCTTCAAACAAG GTGACGTGTTTGAAAAACTGGAAGACGAGGACGAGCAGGGTTGGTGCAAGGGGAGGAAGGACGGTAGGGTGGGACTTTATCCTGCCAACTACGTAGACCTTGTATCTCAGTAA
- the LOC124412515 gene encoding protein kinase C and casein kinase substrate in neurons protein 1 isoform X4, protein MSHHSDDNMLIATSDSFWEPGNYKRTTKRIEDGHKLCDSLIALVQERAEIEKNYAKALKSWSKNWNDKIEKGPEYGTTEAAWKGVLVESDRLCDLHLRVKDNLCNDIVQQVKTWQKDTYHKSMITLRERKEMEDSFKKAQKPWAKLLQKVEKAKAEYHNSCKTERTAANMERNASADSSLSPDQVKKMQDRVQKTKEEVQKSKEKYEASLLEINQYNPKYMEDMTQVFEKCQEMEAQRLQFFKDVLFGIHKCLNISQDPVLPQIYEEFYHTINNAAHEKDLKWWSNNHGVNMAMNWPQFEDYTEEFRDITKGSKSKEALPAGSITLINQRPVGEDLHEFPPVNHKARVKPAGRVIPTDAPLPDTKIDTINSSSKQTSEKNNHETSTVNRTATITNGTSVKQESNPFEEEEWDEDGGEPLVDNGEPGVPVRALYDYEGAEADELSFKQGDVFEKLEDEDEQGWCKGRKDGRVGLYPANYVDLVSQ, encoded by the exons ATGTCACATCACAGCGACGACAACATGCTGATAGCAACGTCGGACTCGTTTTGGGAACCGGGGAACTATAAGCGGACGACAAAACGTATTGAGGATGGACACAAGTTGTGCGACAGTCTGATTGCGTTGGTTCAAGAGCGGGCCgagattgagaaaaattacgcCAAAGCGCTCAAGAGCTGGTCCAAGAATTGGAATGACAAGATTGAAAAGGGTCCCGAATATGGAACGACGGAAGCCGCGTGGAAAGGCGTTCTCGTCGAGTCGGACAGACTCTGCGATCTGCATTTACGGGTTAAAGACAACTTGTGCAACGACATTGTACAGCAGGTGAAAACGTGGCAGAAAGACACTTATCACaag tCAATGATTACGCTGAGGGAACGAAAAGAGATGGAAGACTCGTTTAAAAAGGCTCAAAAACCGTGGGCAAAGCTACTACAAAAAGTCGAAAAAGCCAAGGCCGAGTATCACAACAGTTGTAAAACGGAAAGAACCGCGGCCAACATGGAACGAAACGCTTCCGCAGATAGTTCGCTCTCACCTGATCAG GTTAAAAAAATGCAAGATCGTGTACAAAAAACAAAGGAGGAGGTACAGaagtcgaaagaaaaatacgagGCGTCTCTTCTTGAAATAAATCAGTACAATCCTAAATATATGGAAGACATGAcgcaagtttttgaaaaatgtcaagagaTGGAGGCCCAACGACTGCAGTTCTTCAAAGATGTTCTTTTTGGAATACACAAATGCCTTAACATATCACAGGATCCGGT gCTCCCTCAAATATACGAAGAATTTTATCACACAATCAACAATGCTGCGCACGAAAAAGACTTGAAATGGTGGTCGAATAATCACGGGGTCAATATGGCAATGAATTGGCCGCAATTTGAG GATTATACGGAGGAGTTCCGTGACATCACCAAAGGGTCTAAATCGAAGGAGGCATTACCTGCTGGATCCATCACTCTCATCAATCAACGCCCTGTTGGTGAAGATCTGCat GAGTTCCCGCCTGTCAACCATAAAGCCAGAGTAAAACCTGCCGGACGAGTTATACCAACAGACGCACCGCTTCCAGATACCAAAATCGACACGATCAACTCATCGAGCAAACAAACCTCGGAAAAGAACAACCATGAAACGAGCACAGTGAACAGGACTGCAACTATCAC AAATGGAACCAGTGTAAAACAAGAATCTAATCCATTCGAAGAGGAAGAATGGGATGAAGATGGTGGTGAGCCTCTAGTCGACAATGGGGAACCTGGTGTCCCTGTCAGAGCATTATACGATTACGAAGGTGCCGAAGCGGACGAATTGAGCTTCAAACAAG GTGACGTGTTTGAAAAACTGGAAGACGAGGACGAGCAGGGTTGGTGCAAGGGGAGGAAGGACGGTAGGGTGGGACTTTATCCTGCCAACTACGTAGACCTTGTATCTCAGTAA
- the LOC124412515 gene encoding protein kinase C and casein kinase substrate in neurons protein 1 isoform X3, whose amino-acid sequence MSHHSDDNMLIATSDSFWEPGNYKRTTKRIEDGHKLCDSLIALVQERAEIEKNYAKALKSWSKNWNDKIEKGPEYGTTEAAWKGVLVESDRLCDLHLRVKDNLCNDIVQQVKTWQKDTYHKSMITLRERKEMEDSFKKAQKPWAKLLQKVEKAKAEYHNSCKTERTAANMERNASADSSLSPDQRALLVKKMQDRVQKTKEEVQKSKEKYEASLLEINQYNPKYMEDMTQVFEKCQEMEAQRLQFFKDVLFGIHKCLNISQDPVLPQIYEEFYHTINNAAHEKDLKWWSNNHGVNMAMNWPQFEDYTEEFRDITKGSKSKEALPAGSITLINQRPVGEDLHEFPPVNHKARVKPAGRVIPTDAPLPDTKIDTINSSSKQTSEKNNHETSTVNRTATITNGTSVKQESNPFEEEEWDEDGGEPLVDNGEPGVPVRALYDYEGAEADELSFKQGDVFEKLEDEDEQGWCKGRKDGRVGLYPANYVDLVSQ is encoded by the exons ATGTCACATCACAGCGACGACAACATGCTGATAGCAACGTCGGACTCGTTTTGGGAACCGGGGAACTATAAGCGGACGACAAAACGTATTGAGGATGGACACAAGTTGTGCGACAGTCTGATTGCGTTGGTTCAAGAGCGGGCCgagattgagaaaaattacgcCAAAGCGCTCAAGAGCTGGTCCAAGAATTGGAATGACAAGATTGAAAAGGGTCCCGAATATGGAACGACGGAAGCCGCGTGGAAAGGCGTTCTCGTCGAGTCGGACAGACTCTGCGATCTGCATTTACGGGTTAAAGACAACTTGTGCAACGACATTGTACAGCAGGTGAAAACGTGGCAGAAAGACACTTATCACaag tCAATGATTACGCTGAGGGAACGAAAAGAGATGGAAGACTCGTTTAAAAAGGCTCAAAAACCGTGGGCAAAGCTACTACAAAAAGTCGAAAAAGCCAAGGCCGAGTATCACAACAGTTGTAAAACGGAAAGAACCGCGGCCAACATGGAACGAAACGCTTCCGCAGATAGTTCGCTCTCACCTGATCAG AGAGCTCTGTTG GTTAAAAAAATGCAAGATCGTGTACAAAAAACAAAGGAGGAGGTACAGaagtcgaaagaaaaatacgagGCGTCTCTTCTTGAAATAAATCAGTACAATCCTAAATATATGGAAGACATGAcgcaagtttttgaaaaatgtcaagagaTGGAGGCCCAACGACTGCAGTTCTTCAAAGATGTTCTTTTTGGAATACACAAATGCCTTAACATATCACAGGATCCGGT gCTCCCTCAAATATACGAAGAATTTTATCACACAATCAACAATGCTGCGCACGAAAAAGACTTGAAATGGTGGTCGAATAATCACGGGGTCAATATGGCAATGAATTGGCCGCAATTTGAG GATTATACGGAGGAGTTCCGTGACATCACCAAAGGGTCTAAATCGAAGGAGGCATTACCTGCTGGATCCATCACTCTCATCAATCAACGCCCTGTTGGTGAAGATCTGCat GAGTTCCCGCCTGTCAACCATAAAGCCAGAGTAAAACCTGCCGGACGAGTTATACCAACAGACGCACCGCTTCCAGATACCAAAATCGACACGATCAACTCATCGAGCAAACAAACCTCGGAAAAGAACAACCATGAAACGAGCACAGTGAACAGGACTGCAACTATCAC AAATGGAACCAGTGTAAAACAAGAATCTAATCCATTCGAAGAGGAAGAATGGGATGAAGATGGTGGTGAGCCTCTAGTCGACAATGGGGAACCTGGTGTCCCTGTCAGAGCATTATACGATTACGAAGGTGCCGAAGCGGACGAATTGAGCTTCAAACAAG GTGACGTGTTTGAAAAACTGGAAGACGAGGACGAGCAGGGTTGGTGCAAGGGGAGGAAGGACGGTAGGGTGGGACTTTATCCTGCCAACTACGTAGACCTTGTATCTCAGTAA
- the LOC124412515 gene encoding protein kinase C and casein kinase substrate in neurons protein 1 isoform X5 has translation MSHHSDDNMLIATSDSFWEPGNYKRTTKRIEDGHKLCDSLIALVQERAEIEKNYAKALKSWSKNWNDKIEKGPEYGTTEAAWKGVLVESDRLCDLHLRVKDNLCNDIVQQVKTWQKDTYHKSMITLRERKEMEDSFKKAQKPWAKLLQKVEKAKAEYHNSCKTERTAANMERNASADSSLSPDQIARGSENRALLVKKMQDRVQKTKEEVQKSKEKYEASLLEINQYNPKYMEDMTQVFEKCQEMEAQRLQFFKDVLFGIHKCLNISQDPVLPQIYEEFYHTINNAAHEKDLKWWSNNHGVNMAMNWPQFEEFPPVNHKARVKPAGRVIPTDAPLPDTKIDTINSSSKQTSEKNNHETSTVNRTATITNGTSVKQESNPFEEEEWDEDGGEPLVDNGEPGVPVRALYDYEGAEADELSFKQGDVFEKLEDEDEQGWCKGRKDGRVGLYPANYVDLVSQ, from the exons ATGTCACATCACAGCGACGACAACATGCTGATAGCAACGTCGGACTCGTTTTGGGAACCGGGGAACTATAAGCGGACGACAAAACGTATTGAGGATGGACACAAGTTGTGCGACAGTCTGATTGCGTTGGTTCAAGAGCGGGCCgagattgagaaaaattacgcCAAAGCGCTCAAGAGCTGGTCCAAGAATTGGAATGACAAGATTGAAAAGGGTCCCGAATATGGAACGACGGAAGCCGCGTGGAAAGGCGTTCTCGTCGAGTCGGACAGACTCTGCGATCTGCATTTACGGGTTAAAGACAACTTGTGCAACGACATTGTACAGCAGGTGAAAACGTGGCAGAAAGACACTTATCACaag tCAATGATTACGCTGAGGGAACGAAAAGAGATGGAAGACTCGTTTAAAAAGGCTCAAAAACCGTGGGCAAAGCTACTACAAAAAGTCGAAAAAGCCAAGGCCGAGTATCACAACAGTTGTAAAACGGAAAGAACCGCGGCCAACATGGAACGAAACGCTTCCGCAGATAGTTCGCTCTCACCTGATCAG attgcCCGAGGCTCGGAAAAC AGAGCTCTGTTG GTTAAAAAAATGCAAGATCGTGTACAAAAAACAAAGGAGGAGGTACAGaagtcgaaagaaaaatacgagGCGTCTCTTCTTGAAATAAATCAGTACAATCCTAAATATATGGAAGACATGAcgcaagtttttgaaaaatgtcaagagaTGGAGGCCCAACGACTGCAGTTCTTCAAAGATGTTCTTTTTGGAATACACAAATGCCTTAACATATCACAGGATCCGGT gCTCCCTCAAATATACGAAGAATTTTATCACACAATCAACAATGCTGCGCACGAAAAAGACTTGAAATGGTGGTCGAATAATCACGGGGTCAATATGGCAATGAATTGGCCGCAATTTGAG GAGTTCCCGCCTGTCAACCATAAAGCCAGAGTAAAACCTGCCGGACGAGTTATACCAACAGACGCACCGCTTCCAGATACCAAAATCGACACGATCAACTCATCGAGCAAACAAACCTCGGAAAAGAACAACCATGAAACGAGCACAGTGAACAGGACTGCAACTATCAC AAATGGAACCAGTGTAAAACAAGAATCTAATCCATTCGAAGAGGAAGAATGGGATGAAGATGGTGGTGAGCCTCTAGTCGACAATGGGGAACCTGGTGTCCCTGTCAGAGCATTATACGATTACGAAGGTGCCGAAGCGGACGAATTGAGCTTCAAACAAG GTGACGTGTTTGAAAAACTGGAAGACGAGGACGAGCAGGGTTGGTGCAAGGGGAGGAAGGACGGTAGGGTGGGACTTTATCCTGCCAACTACGTAGACCTTGTATCTCAGTAA
- the LOC124412515 gene encoding protein kinase C and casein kinase substrate in neurons protein 1 isoform X1, translated as MSHHSDDNMLIATSDSFWEPGNYKRTTKRIEDGHKLCDSLIALVQERAEIEKNYAKALKSWSKNWNDKIEKGPEYGTTEAAWKGVLVESDRLCDLHLRVKDNLCNDIVQQVKTWQKDTYHKSMITLRERKEMEDSFKKAQKPWAKLLQKVEKAKAEYHNSCKTERTAANMERNASADSSLSPDQIARGSENRALLVKKMQDRVQKTKEEVQKSKEKYEASLLEINQYNPKYMEDMTQVFEKCQEMEAQRLQFFKDVLFGIHKCLNISQDPVLPQIYEEFYHTINNAAHEKDLKWWSNNHGVNMAMNWPQFEDYTEEFRDITKGSKSKEALPAGSITLINQRPVGEDLHEFPPVNHKARVKPAGRVIPTDAPLPDTKIDTINSSSKQTSEKNNHETSTVNRTATITNGTSVKQESNPFEEEEWDEDGGEPLVDNGEPGVPVRALYDYEGAEADELSFKQGDVFEKLEDEDEQGWCKGRKDGRVGLYPANYVDLVSQ; from the exons ATGTCACATCACAGCGACGACAACATGCTGATAGCAACGTCGGACTCGTTTTGGGAACCGGGGAACTATAAGCGGACGACAAAACGTATTGAGGATGGACACAAGTTGTGCGACAGTCTGATTGCGTTGGTTCAAGAGCGGGCCgagattgagaaaaattacgcCAAAGCGCTCAAGAGCTGGTCCAAGAATTGGAATGACAAGATTGAAAAGGGTCCCGAATATGGAACGACGGAAGCCGCGTGGAAAGGCGTTCTCGTCGAGTCGGACAGACTCTGCGATCTGCATTTACGGGTTAAAGACAACTTGTGCAACGACATTGTACAGCAGGTGAAAACGTGGCAGAAAGACACTTATCACaag tCAATGATTACGCTGAGGGAACGAAAAGAGATGGAAGACTCGTTTAAAAAGGCTCAAAAACCGTGGGCAAAGCTACTACAAAAAGTCGAAAAAGCCAAGGCCGAGTATCACAACAGTTGTAAAACGGAAAGAACCGCGGCCAACATGGAACGAAACGCTTCCGCAGATAGTTCGCTCTCACCTGATCAG attgcCCGAGGCTCGGAAAAC AGAGCTCTGTTG GTTAAAAAAATGCAAGATCGTGTACAAAAAACAAAGGAGGAGGTACAGaagtcgaaagaaaaatacgagGCGTCTCTTCTTGAAATAAATCAGTACAATCCTAAATATATGGAAGACATGAcgcaagtttttgaaaaatgtcaagagaTGGAGGCCCAACGACTGCAGTTCTTCAAAGATGTTCTTTTTGGAATACACAAATGCCTTAACATATCACAGGATCCGGT gCTCCCTCAAATATACGAAGAATTTTATCACACAATCAACAATGCTGCGCACGAAAAAGACTTGAAATGGTGGTCGAATAATCACGGGGTCAATATGGCAATGAATTGGCCGCAATTTGAG GATTATACGGAGGAGTTCCGTGACATCACCAAAGGGTCTAAATCGAAGGAGGCATTACCTGCTGGATCCATCACTCTCATCAATCAACGCCCTGTTGGTGAAGATCTGCat GAGTTCCCGCCTGTCAACCATAAAGCCAGAGTAAAACCTGCCGGACGAGTTATACCAACAGACGCACCGCTTCCAGATACCAAAATCGACACGATCAACTCATCGAGCAAACAAACCTCGGAAAAGAACAACCATGAAACGAGCACAGTGAACAGGACTGCAACTATCAC AAATGGAACCAGTGTAAAACAAGAATCTAATCCATTCGAAGAGGAAGAATGGGATGAAGATGGTGGTGAGCCTCTAGTCGACAATGGGGAACCTGGTGTCCCTGTCAGAGCATTATACGATTACGAAGGTGCCGAAGCGGACGAATTGAGCTTCAAACAAG GTGACGTGTTTGAAAAACTGGAAGACGAGGACGAGCAGGGTTGGTGCAAGGGGAGGAAGGACGGTAGGGTGGGACTTTATCCTGCCAACTACGTAGACCTTGTATCTCAGTAA